In a single window of the Candidatus Hydrothermales bacterium genome:
- a CDS encoding S8 family serine peptidase — protein sequence MLGLILSFIISVEVGPKLKKILSEGKDGIYPVLIYVKNTLDEKELEKLTESKSKELKRKIVIQKLKENAAASQREILNFLRGKNVKDLRPIWIVNAIYVKLDLKTIRELLTRNDIEGIEIDEPVKAILGDTKPGKKIKLKSIPAAPDTAWGVKYINAKHAWSLGYRGNGVVVGIFDTGVNYNHNDIRDRIFRNEVEYAGLPGVDDDGNGYVDDYIGWDFANWDNDPMDDYRDMWGNPVFHGSHVAGTVAGDGTSGLLTGVAPEATILPLKVLNSAGWAAEGWVWLAMEYAIEIGCDVMSFSIGWMNDWTLDRSRWRYASKMVRLAGAVMSCAAGNNANDTPNENIPNPGSCPPPWLHPTQRATGNIGSLSAVITVGALTLDGDTAGFSSVGPSHWGNVAPWNDFPLPTGLIDPDILAPGVLVQSLAGETNDGYRLMSGTSMSTPHISGVLALLFSKNPEMTPRMADSIIESTATDMGTPGKDNIYGAGRLNLPLAINSLPLPQFNLVVLKDSVYDGNDNIIKPGETVNYYLRIKNTGTHTITGVSAHLTSPSRYIIVVNANVNVGNIPAGSVALVGPFTFNVSNDVPRDARAIFFTEFYGNSNNYYAKRFTACNLNPYSPTEVYGPDLYGYYAYESKDTDPYRPVFSWIPTPANATSHNLTDDSAAVVSLPFTFKYYNMPISNIVIGNNGHLIVAALTSFSPIENMPLPYRDAYPMISPLWADYDQTVNGNYGYTYSFYDAANHRFVVTYYDVRHSTYAGGPSNAYERFQVILYDPAYYPTPTGDGEIVFQYKRKPRLQEEYYVPWNVGSVIGIESPYEHTGITAWYADAPRSGFHSPDSNYAIKFTTVPPSPFSELSIEERDSKNKLVLKKTFGKREIFLSLEGEEKGFITLYGLGGRKIAVLKDGRLSGDMYIRIPKELPQGIYFIKVETDKRKETEKIVVSE from the coding sequence ATGTTAGGTCTAATTTTAAGTTTTATAATATCCGTGGAGGTGGGGCCCAAACTAAAGAAGATCCTATCTGAGGGAAAAGATGGTATATATCCTGTACTGATATACGTTAAAAATACCCTGGATGAAAAAGAGCTTGAAAAACTCACCGAATCTAAATCAAAGGAGTTAAAAAGAAAAATAGTAATTCAAAAACTAAAGGAAAATGCGGCAGCATCTCAAAGAGAAATTTTAAATTTCTTAAGGGGAAAAAATGTCAAAGATCTAAGACCTATATGGATAGTTAATGCGATATATGTAAAACTTGATCTAAAAACTATAAGGGAACTCCTCACAAGGAACGATATAGAGGGAATAGAAATTGATGAACCTGTAAAGGCAATACTGGGAGATACAAAACCTGGTAAAAAGATAAAATTAAAGTCTATTCCTGCTGCTCCTGACACTGCTTGGGGGGTTAAGTATATAAATGCGAAACATGCCTGGAGCTTAGGCTACAGAGGAAATGGAGTCGTAGTTGGAATCTTTGATACAGGAGTAAACTATAACCACAATGATATAAGGGATAGGATTTTTAGAAATGAAGTGGAATATGCTGGGCTTCCAGGTGTAGACGATGATGGAAATGGGTATGTTGACGATTATATAGGTTGGGATTTTGCAAACTGGGATAACGATCCAATGGATGATTATAGGGATATGTGGGGGAATCCAGTTTTCCACGGGTCTCATGTAGCAGGAACAGTTGCAGGAGATGGAACAAGTGGACTTTTAACAGGAGTTGCACCAGAGGCAACAATTTTACCTTTAAAGGTTTTAAATTCAGCTGGATGGGCTGCTGAGGGTTGGGTATGGCTCGCAATGGAATACGCTATTGAAATTGGTTGTGATGTGATGAGCTTCTCTATTGGATGGATGAACGATTGGACCCTTGATAGATCAAGATGGAGATATGCATCAAAAATGGTAAGATTAGCCGGAGCAGTTATGTCCTGTGCTGCAGGAAACAACGCAAATGACACCCCTAATGAGAATATACCAAACCCTGGATCTTGCCCTCCGCCTTGGCTACATCCCACACAGAGAGCAACAGGTAATATTGGATCTCTCTCAGCTGTAATTACAGTTGGCGCGCTAACCTTAGATGGAGATACTGCTGGATTCTCCTCGGTAGGCCCTTCACACTGGGGTAATGTTGCACCTTGGAATGATTTTCCTCTCCCAACCGGACTTATTGATCCTGATATCCTTGCTCCTGGAGTCCTTGTTCAGAGCTTAGCAGGAGAAACAAACGATGGGTATAGACTTATGAGTGGAACAAGTATGTCAACACCCCATATCTCAGGTGTCTTAGCCTTACTCTTTTCAAAAAATCCTGAAATGACACCAAGAATGGCTGATTCAATAATTGAGTCAACAGCAACTGATATGGGAACACCTGGCAAAGATAACATTTACGGAGCTGGTAGACTGAACTTACCTCTTGCAATTAATAGCCTTCCACTACCTCAATTTAATCTTGTTGTTCTTAAGGATTCAGTTTATGATGGAAATGATAATATTATAAAACCAGGGGAAACTGTAAATTACTATTTAAGGATTAAAAATACAGGAACACATACTATAACTGGAGTTTCTGCTCATCTTACTTCTCCTTCAAGATACATAATAGTAGTAAATGCAAATGTAAATGTTGGAAATATACCTGCTGGTTCTGTAGCTCTTGTTGGTCCATTTACATTTAATGTATCAAACGATGTTCCAAGGGATGCAAGAGCAATTTTCTTTACCGAGTTTTATGGAAATTCTAATAACTATTACGCAAAGAGATTTACTGCCTGTAACTTAAATCCATACTCACCAACAGAGGTTTATGGTCCAGATCTTTATGGATATTATGCTTACGAATCAAAAGATACAGATCCCTATAGACCTGTCTTTAGCTGGATACCTACACCCGCTAATGCCACTTCACACAACTTGACAGATGATTCAGCTGCAGTAGTAAGTCTTCCCTTTACCTTTAAATACTATAACATGCCTATTTCTAATATAGTGATCGGAAACAACGGTCATTTAATAGTTGCTGCTTTAACCAGTTTTTCACCTATAGAAAATATGCCTCTCCCCTATAGAGACGCCTATCCAATGATTTCACCCTTGTGGGCTGACTATGACCAAACTGTAAACGGAAATTATGGTTATACCTATTCTTTCTATGACGCTGCAAACCATAGGTTTGTTGTCACTTATTATGATGTCAGACATTCTACCTACGCAGGTGGTCCATCAAATGCCTATGAGAGGTTCCAGGTTATACTTTATGACCCTGCCTACTATCCAACTCCAACAGGAGACGGTGAAATAGTATTTCAATACAAAAGAAAACCTCGTTTACAAGAAGAGTATTATGTTCCATGGAATGTTGGATCAGTTATAGGAATAGAATCACCTTACGAGCATACTGGTATAACAGCTTGGTACGCTGATGCTCCAAGATCTGGATTCCATTCTCCTGACTCTAACTATGCAATTAAATTCACTACAGTTCCACCCTCTCCTTTCTCTGAGCTAAGTATAGAAGAAAGGGACTCTAAAAATAAGCTAGTTTTAAAGAAAACATTTGGCAAAAGAGAGATCTTCTTGTCCCTTGAAGGCGAAGAAAAGGGATTTATAACTCTTTACGGATTAGGTGGAAGAAAAATAGCAGTCTTAAAGGATGGAAGATTATCAGGTGATATGTATATCAGAATTCCTAAGGAACTTCCCCAGGGAATTTACTTTATTAAAGTAGAAACGGATAAGAGAAAGGAAACGGAGAAAATAGTGGTTTCTGAATGA
- a CDS encoding methyltransferase yields MINFGKFLYRNRDKIPIPFFVIMLFFSNPSFKGFLLIPLLFLGEFLRIYSLMYVGELTRAKEINANFLVTGGPYSYVRNPIYLGNFFIALFFVIFYNPPIIFYLLFFILFFVQYYFIILEEEKFLEEKFGEEYKEYKRKTFRFIPKFPSYEKKTKRLYNLKEVLRFEKSTLILILFLIFVGVLLKYIK; encoded by the coding sequence TTGATTAACTTTGGTAAGTTTCTATATAGAAATAGAGATAAAATCCCAATCCCTTTTTTTGTTATAATGCTTTTTTTTTCTAATCCAAGCTTTAAAGGTTTTCTTTTAATCCCCTTGCTTTTTCTAGGTGAGTTTTTAAGGATTTACAGTTTGATGTATGTGGGAGAGCTAACTAGGGCAAAGGAAATTAATGCAAACTTTCTTGTTACTGGTGGTCCCTACTCTTATGTGAGAAATCCAATTTATTTAGGTAATTTTTTTATAGCTCTTTTTTTCGTTATTTTTTATAACCCTCCTATAATCTTTTATCTTCTATTTTTCATACTTTTTTTTGTTCAATACTATTTTATTATTTTAGAAGAGGAAAAATTTTTAGAGGAAAAATTTGGAGAAGAATATAAGGAGTATAAGAGGAAGACTTTTAGATTTATACCTAAGTTTCCTTCCTATGAAAAAAAAACGAAAAGGCTATATAATTTAAAAGAAGTATTAAGATTTGAAAAGTCAACTTTAATACTGATTCTTTTTTTAATATTTGTTGGAGTTTTATTAAAGTATATAAAATGA
- a CDS encoding Gfo/Idh/MocA family oxidoreductase has protein sequence MRKLKVGTIGVGYLGSIHVKLLKEIEEAEVVAVYDINEDRAKEVAKEFNLYAANSPYELLEMVDAVTCAVPTLSHYEVGFMVLKNNKHLFMEKPITTKISEAKRLVKEAEKRSLILQVGFVERLNPGILSIKDLILNPMFIEAERLSTFVGRGTDVDVILDLMVHDIDLVLLFKNSKIKKLEAVGVPVITDKIDIANVRIEFQDGGVCNLTASRISREPFRKIRFFQKDTYISVDLRGKTAQVYIKKDNQILPYPVKSFNINPLKEELRNFVRACLYGEKVLVDGREAIKSLSIALRIKRVIENNLKRIKF, from the coding sequence ATGAGAAAATTAAAGGTTGGAACAATCGGGGTAGGTTATCTTGGTTCGATTCATGTGAAACTTTTAAAAGAAATTGAGGAGGCAGAAGTTGTTGCTGTTTATGATATAAATGAAGATAGAGCAAAGGAGGTAGCAAAGGAATTCAATTTATATGCAGCTAACTCACCTTATGAACTTTTAGAAATGGTTGATGCTGTGACATGTGCTGTTCCTACACTTTCTCACTACGAAGTTGGGTTTATGGTTTTAAAAAACAATAAGCATCTTTTTATGGAAAAGCCAATAACAACAAAAATCAGTGAAGCCAAAAGGCTTGTTAAAGAGGCAGAAAAAAGAAGTCTTATTTTACAGGTTGGTTTTGTTGAGAGACTAAATCCAGGTATTTTAAGTATAAAGGATCTTATTCTCAATCCAATGTTTATTGAGGCAGAAAGACTCTCTACTTTTGTCGGAAGGGGTACAGATGTAGATGTTATTTTAGATCTTATGGTTCATGATATAGATCTTGTATTACTTTTTAAAAATTCGAAGATAAAAAAATTGGAGGCTGTAGGAGTGCCTGTTATAACTGATAAGATAGATATTGCTAATGTGAGAATTGAGTTTCAAGATGGAGGAGTATGCAACTTAACTGCTTCAAGAATATCAAGGGAGCCTTTTAGAAAGATTCGCTTTTTCCAAAAGGATACATACATTTCTGTTGATTTAAGGGGGAAAACAGCACAAGTTTACATAAAAAAAGACAATCAGATTTTACCCTATCCAGTTAAAAGTTTTAATATTAATCCCTTAAAAGAGGAACTTAGAAATTTTGTTAGGGCTTGTCTATATGGCGAGAAAGTTCTTGTAGACGGAAGAGAGGCTATAAAAAGTTTAAGTATTGCTTTAAGGATAAAAAGAGTTATAGAAAATAATTTAAAGAGGATAAAATTTTGA
- the der gene encoding ribosome biogenesis GTPase Der, whose protein sequence is MSNLPFFVIVGRVNVGKSTLFNSIIGKNIAVTHSMPGVTRDVLRKKVFLDDFAFEICDTGGLFNSVDPLNEEIEKRVLEVLDEADAFLFVVDAKEGLTEGDKLIMEMLRKKGKPIYLIINKIDVKKRKDDEFALLPVSKEKIFKISASHKIGISELIEVLSRDFPFKGEKILRIPVAIIGRPNVGKSSILNCLIGKDYAIVSPIPGTTRDPIELESGEFIFIDTAGIRNKFKSDLEYFSYVKTSHSLDYALIVLFVMDIREPFTRIERKILSLIEEKGKGIVIILNKIDLLTKKEINNIYTEKRELYPYFSYIPQVFTSATLKYGIDAIPLKIREVWKEMNRKIEKRELKKFLAKAIKENTPPCYIKDMREISKIPRVYEVISTDFLSGDYLRYLKNRFRRDFDLKGVPVKILNKV, encoded by the coding sequence ATGAGTAATTTGCCTTTTTTTGTGATTGTGGGAAGAGTTAACGTAGGAAAAAGTACTCTCTTTAATTCAATAATCGGGAAAAATATTGCTGTGACTCACAGTATGCCAGGTGTTACAAGAGATGTTCTAAGGAAAAAAGTTTTCCTCGACGATTTTGCCTTTGAAATTTGTGATACTGGTGGTCTTTTTAATTCCGTTGATCCATTAAATGAAGAGATAGAAAAAAGAGTCCTAGAGGTACTAGATGAAGCAGATGCCTTTCTATTTGTTGTAGATGCGAAAGAGGGCTTAACCGAAGGTGATAAGTTAATTATGGAGATGCTTAGAAAAAAGGGTAAGCCTATTTACCTTATTATAAATAAAATTGATGTGAAAAAAAGAAAAGACGATGAATTTGCCCTATTACCTGTTAGCAAAGAAAAAATTTTTAAGATCTCAGCGTCACATAAGATTGGAATTTCTGAGTTAATAGAGGTGCTATCAAGAGATTTTCCCTTTAAGGGAGAAAAAATTTTAAGAATTCCTGTAGCAATCATTGGAAGGCCAAATGTAGGAAAATCTTCAATTTTAAATTGTCTAATAGGAAAAGATTATGCCATAGTATCACCTATTCCTGGAACTACAAGGGATCCGATAGAGCTTGAAAGTGGCGAGTTTATTTTTATTGATACAGCAGGAATAAGAAATAAATTTAAAAGTGATCTTGAATACTTTTCTTATGTGAAAACCTCACATTCTCTAGATTATGCCTTAATTGTATTGTTTGTAATGGACATAAGGGAACCTTTTACTAGAATTGAAAGAAAAATTTTATCTTTAATTGAGGAGAAAGGAAAGGGAATCGTTATTATTTTAAACAAGATAGACTTACTGACGAAAAAGGAAATAAATAATATCTATACTGAAAAAAGGGAGCTTTATCCTTACTTTTCGTATATTCCTCAAGTTTTTACTTCTGCTACTTTAAAATACGGAATAGACGCTATTCCACTAAAAATCAGGGAAGTCTGGAAAGAAATGAATAGAAAAATAGAAAAAAGAGAACTCAAAAAGTTCTTAGCGAAGGCTATAAAAGAAAATACACCGCCCTGTTACATAAAAGATATGAGAGAAATAAGTAAAATTCCAAGAGTTTATGAAGTAATTTCAACAGATTTTCTAAGTGGAGATTATCTTAGATATCTTAAAAATAGGTTTAGAAGAGATTTTGATTTAAAGGGCGTGCCTGTTAAAATATTAAATAAAGTTTAG
- a CDS encoding phosphomannomutase/phosphoglucomutase — MIINPYIFREYDIRGIAEEDLRDESVWHIGKAIASYIIKRGGKTISLGRDARISSPRIHDVVLDAFLKSGVNVIDIGMVPTPLLYFSVFHFGLDGGVQITGSHNPKEFNGIKIMCGKETIYGKEIQKIKEIIERGEYVEGHGKKWIREDVIFEYIREIKERVRLWDPENYEVAVDPGNGTCGPVIEELYRELKIKFTGIYMEPNGHFPNHLPDPTVEKYMEDLKNLMKKENRFTCGFGFDGDGDRLGVIDDKFRIIYGDKILAILSKKVLEEKKGSKIIFDVKSSQGVYEYIKSLGGDPIIWKTGHSLIKAKLKEENAPIAGEMSGHLFFKDRFYGFDDAIYASLRFLEVVDTFRKKVSELVDEIPFYYSTPEIRVECPDEHKFKVVEKLKKKFSKKFKILDIDGVRINFPDGFGLVRASNTQPVLVLRFEGKTPEKMEEIKNIILEELSKFSEVNLGSIP, encoded by the coding sequence ATGATTATAAATCCCTATATATTTCGTGAATACGATATAAGGGGGATAGCCGAGGAGGATTTAAGAGACGAAAGTGTATGGCACATAGGTAAGGCAATTGCAAGTTATATAATTAAAAGGGGTGGGAAAACCATATCCTTGGGAAGGGATGCAAGAATCTCATCCCCAAGGATACATGATGTTGTTCTTGATGCGTTTTTAAAATCAGGGGTAAATGTAATTGACATTGGTATGGTTCCCACCCCCCTTCTTTATTTTTCAGTCTTCCATTTTGGTCTTGACGGAGGGGTTCAAATAACAGGGAGTCATAATCCAAAAGAGTTTAATGGAATTAAAATAATGTGTGGAAAAGAAACTATATATGGAAAGGAAATTCAGAAAATTAAAGAAATAATTGAAAGGGGGGAATACGTAGAGGGTCATGGAAAAAAGTGGATAAGAGAAGACGTGATCTTTGAATATATAAGAGAAATAAAAGAGAGGGTTAGATTATGGGATCCTGAAAATTATGAAGTTGCAGTTGATCCAGGTAACGGTACCTGTGGACCTGTTATTGAAGAGCTTTATAGGGAGCTTAAAATAAAATTCACCGGAATTTATATGGAACCTAATGGACACTTTCCCAACCACTTACCTGATCCTACGGTCGAAAAATATATGGAGGATTTAAAGAATCTAATGAAGAAAGAAAATAGGTTTACTTGTGGATTTGGATTTGACGGTGATGGTGATAGACTCGGGGTGATAGATGATAAGTTTAGAATTATCTATGGGGATAAAATTCTTGCGATCCTTTCAAAAAAAGTTTTAGAAGAGAAAAAGGGAAGTAAGATTATTTTTGATGTAAAAAGTTCACAGGGAGTTTACGAATATATAAAATCACTTGGGGGTGACCCTATAATATGGAAAACAGGTCACTCTCTAATTAAAGCTAAACTAAAAGAAGAAAATGCACCGATTGCTGGTGAAATGTCAGGTCATCTTTTCTTTAAGGATAGATTTTATGGATTTGATGACGCTATTTACGCTTCTTTGAGATTTTTAGAAGTAGTAGATACATTTAGAAAAAAAGTCTCAGAACTTGTTGATGAGATTCCCTTTTATTACTCAACACCTGAAATAAGAGTAGAGTGTCCAGATGAACATAAATTTAAAGTTGTAGAGAAACTAAAAAAGAAATTTTCAAAGAAATTTAAAATTCTTGACATAGATGGGGTAAGAATAAATTTTCCGGATGGTTTTGGTCTTGTAAGAGCCTCTAATACTCAACCAGTTCTTGTTCTTAGATTTGAAGGGAAAACACCAGAAAAAATGGAAGAAATAAAAAATATTATATTAGAAGAACTCTCTAAATTCTCTGAGGTAAATTTAGGTTCAATTCCATAA
- the lpxB gene encoding lipid-A-disaccharide synthase yields MKILFVAGEPSGDRNASYLIDKLKQVKKDLEIYAYAGKESKKVGAILVEDITDKAVIGFTEAIGSILYFKNLLKKIFNFVRRENIKKVVLVDFPGFNLNLARVLKKIEREIFYFIPPQVWAWGSWRIRELRKYTDRVLSTFPFEAEFLRKKKVNTFFVGNPIVERIRWNEDKENIIIFLPGSRKREIIRHVNDMVRIRDYIEKDFKDYRFLISLLYSDSEILSKVEGKFEIIREDVVPYIERARYAITVSGTVALECALAGTPMVVIYKVSEPTYILGRLLTKVPYVSLVNIILKKRVIPEYVQHINLKEIREFLVTLKSKREKSEEIISSLRYLRQILKNKDKFNPVYLILN; encoded by the coding sequence ATGAAAATTTTATTTGTAGCTGGTGAGCCTTCTGGAGATAGGAATGCTTCTTATCTTATAGATAAATTGAAACAAGTAAAAAAAGACCTAGAAATTTATGCTTATGCAGGAAAGGAAAGTAAAAAAGTTGGAGCAATTTTAGTTGAAGATATAACCGATAAGGCAGTTATTGGTTTTACCGAAGCTATAGGTTCTATTTTATATTTTAAAAATTTACTAAAAAAGATTTTTAATTTTGTTAGGAGAGAGAATATAAAAAAGGTTGTTCTTGTTGATTTTCCTGGTTTTAATTTAAATTTAGCCAGAGTTTTAAAAAAGATAGAAAGGGAAATCTTTTATTTTATACCTCCTCAAGTTTGGGCTTGGGGTTCTTGGAGAATCAGAGAACTTAGGAAATACACTGATAGGGTTCTTTCTACGTTCCCTTTTGAGGCAGAATTTTTAAGAAAAAAGAAAGTAAATACCTTCTTTGTCGGTAACCCTATAGTTGAAAGAATTAGATGGAATGAAGATAAGGAAAATATTATAATTTTTTTGCCTGGTTCAAGAAAAAGGGAAATAATAAGGCATGTCAATGACATGGTTAGAATAAGAGATTATATAGAAAAAGATTTTAAAGATTATAGATTTTTAATTTCACTTTTATATAGTGATAGTGAGATACTGTCTAAGGTTGAGGGTAAGTTTGAAATTATAAGGGAGGATGTGGTTCCCTATATAGAAAGAGCAAGGTATGCAATTACAGTAAGTGGGACAGTAGCTCTTGAGTGTGCTCTTGCTGGTACTCCAATGGTTGTAATATATAAAGTCTCTGAACCTACCTATATTTTGGGTAGGTTGTTAACTAAAGTTCCCTACGTTTCACTAGTAAATATAATTTTAAAAAAAAGAGTTATTCCAGAATACGTTCAACATATAAATTTAAAAGAAATTAGAGAGTTTTTAGTTACACTTAAATCAAAAAGGGAAAAATCAGAAGAAATAATAAGTTCCTTAAGATATCTACGGCAGATATTGAAAAATAAAGATAAATTTAATCCCGTATATTTAATACTAAATTAG
- a CDS encoding DNA-formamidopyrimidine glycosylase family protein, with protein MEGPGVFLIAEKLKFLKGKNPLEVKGNSRESKEVILGKKILDVKSHGKNLIFEFDSFYLIIHFLIYGSIRINSVKEGKKERLSIRFNDTLINFYNTSVKILNKRDFKIDPTIDVMKRNFDKNKAKEKIINSDEFICDILLDQKIFAGVGNIIKNEALFRAKIHPLSIGKKIKEENIERLVKEVLSFSRLFYITRKSNKRLKDYLLIYGKKLCPICNGKVNLKYIAKTKRKTYFCMSCQFLY; from the coding sequence TTGGAAGGACCGGGTGTTTTCCTTATAGCAGAAAAATTGAAATTTCTAAAAGGGAAAAATCCACTTGAAGTTAAGGGAAATAGTCGCGAAAGTAAAGAAGTCATCCTAGGGAAAAAAATTTTAGATGTAAAGAGTCATGGTAAAAACTTAATCTTTGAATTTGACTCCTTTTACCTTATAATCCATTTTTTAATTTATGGTTCGATCAGAATAAATAGTGTAAAAGAGGGAAAAAAAGAAAGATTATCAATTAGATTTAATGATACTTTAATAAATTTTTACAATACCTCAGTTAAAATACTGAACAAAAGGGACTTTAAAATTGATCCAACTATCGATGTAATGAAGAGAAACTTTGATAAGAATAAAGCGAAGGAAAAAATTATTAATTCAGATGAGTTTATTTGCGATATTCTATTGGATCAAAAAATTTTTGCTGGAGTAGGAAACATAATTAAAAACGAAGCACTCTTTAGAGCAAAGATTCACCCGCTAAGTATAGGGAAAAAAATAAAAGAAGAAAATATTGAAAGATTAGTTAAAGAAGTACTGTCTTTTTCCCGTCTTTTCTATATTACAAGAAAATCGAATAAAAGATTAAAGGACTATCTTTTAATATACGGAAAAAAACTCTGTCCAATTTGTAATGGAAAAGTTAACCTAAAATATATAGCAAAAACAAAAAGAAAAACCTACTTTTGCATGTCCTGTCAATTTTTATATTGA
- a CDS encoding HU family DNA-binding protein gives MNKAELISHVANYAKISKKAAAAAVDAFVDAVKQTLKKGSELRLVGFGTFGVKKRKARKGRNPKTGAEIQIPAQKVPFFRPSSELKNLLKK, from the coding sequence ATGAACAAAGCAGAACTTATAAGTCATGTAGCAAATTATGCAAAAATATCAAAGAAGGCTGCTGCGGCAGCCGTTGATGCTTTTGTAGATGCTGTAAAACAAACTTTAAAAAAAGGTTCAGAGCTTAGATTGGTTGGATTTGGAACCTTTGGAGTTAAGAAAAGAAAAGCAAGAAAGGGCAGGAATCCAAAAACTGGAGCAGAAATACAAATTCCTGCCCAAAAGGTTCCCTTCTTTAGACCTTCTTCTGAACTTAAAAACCTTTTGAAAAAGTAA
- a CDS encoding glycosyltransferase family 2 protein: MNFSIIVVNFNSGNYLTYTLRSIKLNILNKEDDFEVIVVDNSSTDGSLEKAQKIFPEFKYIKSQKNLGYGGGCNLGAELSKGKILIFSNADIVIPQGTFDKIRWYFEKEKKLGILGAKLEYPDGTYQPSCRRYPRFKYLLFGRKSIGSFILKNNPITREFLYLDLEKEKKACEVEAVLGAFMAIKREVFESVGGFDEEFFLFAEDIDLCLRVKKRGYKVLYAPDIKIIHFHGGSRKYLGPKSEHYLRKSIFKFFKKHNSINTLSRLILYLGLVASTSYSSAFSIFHTNKN; the protein is encoded by the coding sequence GTGAATTTTTCTATAATTGTAGTTAATTTTAACAGTGGAAATTACCTTACCTATACCTTACGTTCCATAAAATTAAACATTTTAAATAAAGAAGATGACTTTGAAGTTATCGTGGTTGATAATAGTTCTACAGATGGTTCCTTAGAAAAGGCTCAAAAAATTTTTCCTGAGTTTAAATATATTAAAAGTCAAAAAAATCTTGGCTATGGAGGCGGATGTAACTTAGGAGCAGAGCTATCTAAGGGCAAAATTCTTATTTTTTCTAATGCTGACATAGTAATTCCACAAGGAACTTTTGATAAAATAAGATGGTATTTTGAAAAAGAAAAAAAACTCGGAATTCTTGGAGCAAAACTAGAGTATCCAGATGGAACTTATCAACCAAGTTGCAGAAGATATCCCAGGTTTAAATATCTTTTATTTGGAAGAAAATCAATTGGATCTTTTATTTTAAAAAATAACCCTATAACACGAGAATTTCTCTATCTTGACCTTGAAAAAGAGAAAAAAGCATGTGAAGTAGAAGCTGTTTTAGGTGCCTTTATGGCTATAAAAAGAGAAGTCTTTGAAAGTGTCGGAGGTTTTGATGAAGAATTTTTCTTGTTTGCCGAAGATATCGACTTATGTCTAAGAGTTAAAAAAAGAGGATACAAAGTTTTATACGCTCCCGATATAAAAATTATTCATTTTCATGGGGGTTCAAGAAAGTATTTAGGCCCCAAATCTGAACATTATTTAAGAAAATCTATTTTTAAATTTTTTAAAAAACACAATTCAATAAACACCCTATCAAGGCTAATTTTATACTTAGGACTAGTTGCATCTACTTCCTATTCCTCTGCATTTTCAATTTTCCACACAAATAAAAATTAA
- a CDS encoding polymer-forming cytoskeletal protein — MNKEPTPQVDTHIGESTHLKGEIRAKGGIRIDGEFEGNIETRDLFIVGTNGKVKVQEAKAKNARIGGSFTGKLVVEGKAHFEKNAKFEGEVYCKGLIVEDGVIFNGKCLMDEKLIKEAKQKEEK; from the coding sequence ATGAATAAAGAGCCTACCCCTCAAGTAGATACTCATATAGGGGAATCAACTCATTTAAAAGGGGAAATAAGGGCAAAGGGAGGTATAAGAATAGATGGAGAATTTGAGGGAAACATTGAAACAAGAGATCTTTTTATTGTAGGGACAAACGGAAAAGTTAAAGTTCAAGAGGCAAAGGCAAAAAACGCAAGGATTGGAGGAAGCTTTACGGGGAAATTAGTAGTGGAGGGGAAGGCTCACTTTGAAAAAAATGCAAAATTTGAGGGTGAAGTTTATTGCAAGGGACTTATCGTGGAGGATGGTGTGATATTTAATGGTAAATGCTTAATGGATGAAAAACTAATTAAGGAGGCAAAACAAAAAGAAGAAAAGTGA